One window of the Podospora pseudopauciseta strain CBS 411.78 chromosome 4, whole genome shotgun sequence genome contains the following:
- a CDS encoding hypothetical protein (COG:H; EggNog:ENOG503NYQI), whose product MRLLLVQTAHGLTPSSGGYKANVCLLRNLSRLGHATAQVCYAFPEELDKYARRAKAKGVYPGVIGLEPVIVTDGKNQEHKLHINEFTDEWGILNTTIARHEFKAAYPAGEF is encoded by the coding sequence ATGCGCTTGCTGCTTGTCCAGACGGCCCATGGCCTGACTCCTTCTTCGGGCGGCTACAAGGCGAATGTCTGTCTCCTACGCAACCTGAGCAGGCTGGGCCATGCCACTGCCCAGGTCTGCTATGCCTTCCCCGAGGAGCTCGATAAATATGCTAGGAgagccaaggccaagggaGTCTATCCTGGCGTGATAGGCTTGGAACCTGTCATTGTCACCGATGGCAAGAACCAGGAGCACAAGCTCCATATCAACGAATTTACCGACGAGTGGGGGAtactcaacaccaccattgCGCGTCATGAGTTCAAAGCTGCCTATCCAGCCGGCGAGTTCTAG